A window of the Gossypium hirsutum isolate 1008001.06 chromosome A03, Gossypium_hirsutum_v2.1, whole genome shotgun sequence genome harbors these coding sequences:
- the LOC107963777 gene encoding uncharacterized protein, whose amino-acid sequence MGLEMDTLDLSPNTVLPPPRQCSNIEKRYPKGKPGRKDEILKVKEGFTEISFRRYRSASCKNMQCRSIGAESNAELKRGSIYQSSKEVSKMKKTGTVEGRRKIELSRSSDTSYSFRFVDSLCNSEDERNSVMSVGSNLKSGSVNKPYVEPCSSSGFIEICLSSDNKNLDKRGKQLVESVRIGNKKDVSFGCEPVVRPLDDGNDLLEEDTVRKLHKSISAKVEASYSPSSSESDRFSWTSSRPRFSPIKKMFDPFMKSKSLRSPLGYAAEAGMENARRNKTFRKSLLHDFSHSPRNSEPDSLFTTKDRVQSPTASSPVHLHGCLKLGVKHGMPIFEFSMNQPEDVVFLAKQWKQDNAFNWVYTFHSVGNRKKSNASIWGLSDSSKDSSIVAQMQVSCCLCSEIKDNGVLENSMVKEFVLYDIAHARQRVSIQESPDVRKTRVCPSPGSDVGCYESDDGSNAVKLKDHLNVASDSDEVESVNGSTPLLPVNLHPSLETAAVVIQVPFKKRESLKYRRGDKIGYTRHLNLLNLSMVEECKSNVQDSKIQEKVKVVIPTGNHGYPSTETSGPSSLLDRWRNGGGCDCGGWDMACPLVVFGNPSINCSEDQLLVDSEQPFELFLQGAKENTPALTMTAIEGRYAVDFHAKLSALQAFSICVAILHGSETPTATSEPQTNHLPECNSLKSFLEDEVKFLVEAVTEEEKKKKAGKRAVPIPPSYVINPPFSPIARV is encoded by the exons ATGGGATTAGAGATGGATACATTAGATCTGAGTCCCAACACTGTTCTTCCACCTCCTCGACAATGTTCGAACATCGAGAAGCGATATCCGAAAGGAAAACCGGGTCGTAAAGATGAGATATTGAAGGTAAAGGAAGGGTTTACCGAAATCAGCTTTCGCCGTTACCGTAGTGCTTCTTGTAAGAACATGCAATGTAGATCTATTGGGGCGGAAAGTAATGCTGAGTTAAAGCGTGGATCTATATATCAAAGCTCTAAAGAGGTAAGTAAAATGAAAAAGACAGGTACCGTCGAGGGCCGGAGGAAAATTGAATTGTCGCGTAGTAGTGATACGTCTTATTCGTTTAGGTTTGTCGATTCTCTATGTAATTCAGAAGATGAAAGGAACTCAGTGATGTCTGTTGGCTCAAACTTGAAATCAGGTTCGGTTAACAAACCTTATGTCGAGCCATGTTCATCGAGTGGCTTTATTGAAATCTGCTTAAGTTCGGATAATAAAAATTTAGATAAGAGAGGGAAACAGTTGGTGGAAAGTGTCAGGATAGGTAACAAGAAGGATGTAAGTTTCGGATGTGAACCGGTTGTTCGTCCTTTAGATGATGGGAATGATCTTCTTGAAGAAGACACGGTTCGGAAACTGCATAAGTCGATATCTGCTAAGGTGGAAGCATCTTATTCGCCATCATCATCGGAAAGTGACCGGTTTTCCTGGACCAGCTCAAGGCCTAGATTTAGTCCTATTAAAAAGATGTTTGATCCGTTCATGAAATCGAAGTCACTGCGAAGTCCGTTGGGTTATGCAGCAGAAGCCGGGATGGAAAATGCTAGGAGAAATAAGACATTCCGGAAATCTTTGTTACATGACTTCTCTCATTCACCTCGGAATTCTGAACCGGATTCCTTGTTCACTACGAAAGATAGGGTTCAATCACCAACGGCAAGTTCACCAGTTCACCTACATGGTTGTCTTAAGTTGGGAGTGAAACATGGGATGCCAATTTTCGAGTTCTCAATGAATCAACCGGAAGATGTTGTTTTTCTGGCCAAACAATGGAAACAAGATAATGCTTTCAATTGGGTATATACATTTCACTCAGTCGGCAATAGAAAGAAGAGCAATGCGAGTATATGGGGATTGAGTGATAGTAGCAAAGATTCTTCGATTGTTGCGCAGATGCAAGTCTCGTGCTGTTTGTGCTCAGAAATTAAAGATAATGGGGTTCTTGAAAACTCCATGGTTAAAGAATTTGTTTTGTATGACATTGCGCATGCGAGACAGCGTGTTTCCATCCAAGAATCCCCTGATGTTCGTAAAACCCGGGTCTGTCCTAGTCCAGGCTCAGATGTGGGTTGTTATGAATCAGATGATGGCTCTAATGCAGTGAAGCTTAAAGATCATTTAAATGTTGCTTCGGACAGCGATGAGGTTGAATCTGTAAATGGATCAACTCCATTGTTACCTGTGAATTTGCACCCGAGCCTTGAAACTGCCGCCGTAGTCATTCAAGTTCCATTTAAGAAGAGAGAGAGCTTGAAATACAGACGAGGGGATAAAATAGGCTATACGAGGCATTTAAACCTACTCAATCTCTCTATGGTCGAAGAATGCAAAAGCAACGTACAAGATAGCAAGATCCAAGAAAAGGTGAAGGTGGTTATTCCGACCGGAAACCATGGATATCCTAGTACCGAGACTTCAGGTCCTTCATCGTTACTCGATAGGTGGAGGAATGGAGGAGGCTGCGATTGCGGTGGCTGGGACATGGCTTGTCCCCTTGTAGTTTTCGGCAACCCGAGTATAAATTGTTCCGAAGATCAACTGTTAGTGGACAGTGAGCAGCCttttgaactttttcttcag GGTGCCAAAGAGAATACACCGGCATTGACCATGACAGCCATCGAAGGAAGGTATGCGGTTGATTTCCATGCAAAGTTGTCCGCATTACAAGCGTTTTCCATTTGTGTCGCCATATTGCACGGTAGTGAAACCCCCACGGCTACCAGTGAACCACAAACCAATCATTTGCCCGAATGCAATTCACTGAAATCATTTCTCGAGGATGAAGTGAAATTCTTAGTTGAAGCGGTCACGgaagaggagaagaagaaaaaagccGGCAAAAGAGCGGTACCAATCCCACCATCCTACGTGATTAACCCTCCCTTCTCCCCAATCGCTCGTGTTTAG